In Streptomyces puniciscabiei, a single genomic region encodes these proteins:
- a CDS encoding 2-amino-3,7-dideoxy-D-threo-hept-6-ulosonate synthase, with product MVALTTGLDVRLARLSRHRAGHFLFVPMDHSVADGPITTAPRFNELVGAVAAAGADAIVVHKGRARAVDPRLLHACGLIVHLSASTPHAPDGDAKILVGDVADAVRAGADAVSVHVNIGSDTEAAQLADLGTVARACQEWNLPLLAMIYPRGPRIADPHVPALLSHVVNIAADLGATLVKTTWAVPAESMAEVTESCPIPVLVAGGPSDGGSLADYAAAALDAGCRGLAVGRRVFRSSDPGAAVREVAAVVHGGRSARATASLPLSSVIARAGVPAQI from the coding sequence ATGGTTGCGTTGACCACGGGCCTGGACGTCAGGCTCGCCCGGCTCTCCCGGCACCGCGCCGGTCATTTCCTGTTCGTGCCCATGGACCACTCGGTGGCCGACGGCCCGATCACCACCGCCCCCCGGTTCAACGAACTCGTGGGCGCGGTCGCCGCGGCCGGCGCCGACGCGATCGTCGTGCACAAGGGCCGCGCCCGCGCGGTCGATCCCCGGCTGTTGCACGCATGCGGACTGATCGTCCACCTCAGCGCCAGCACCCCGCACGCGCCCGACGGCGACGCCAAGATCCTCGTCGGGGACGTGGCGGACGCCGTGCGGGCCGGTGCCGACGCGGTGAGCGTGCACGTCAACATCGGCTCCGACACCGAGGCCGCGCAACTCGCCGACCTGGGCACCGTGGCCCGCGCCTGCCAGGAGTGGAACCTGCCGCTGCTGGCCATGATCTACCCGCGCGGCCCCCGGATCGCCGACCCGCACGTCCCCGCGCTGCTCTCACACGTCGTCAACATCGCCGCGGACCTCGGCGCGACCCTCGTGAAGACCACCTGGGCGGTGCCCGCCGAGAGCATGGCGGAGGTCACCGAGAGCTGCCCCATCCCGGTTCTGGTGGCCGGCGGTCCGAGCGACGGCGGCAGCCTCGCCGACTACGCGGCGGCCGCCCTGGACGCCGGCTGCCGCGGCCTCGCCGTGGGCCGCCGCGTCTTCCGGAGCAGCGACCCGGGCGCGGCCGTGCGCGAGGTCGCCGCCGTCGTGCACGGTGGCCGCTCCGCCCGTGCCACCGCCTCGCTGCCGCTCAGCTCCGTGATCGCCCGGGCGGGCGTCCCGGCCCAGATCTGA
- a CDS encoding acyl carrier protein: MQEEIRDFVLAVIRDVINLPVPEDAGADTPLGADGLELESLAMIELLLQLEGEYGIELPEEDVDPETVRTLGQLVQVVADRRAVTAGAGR; this comes from the coding sequence ATGCAGGAAGAGATCCGGGACTTCGTCCTCGCCGTCATCCGCGACGTCATCAACCTCCCCGTCCCCGAGGACGCCGGCGCCGACACCCCGCTCGGCGCCGACGGCCTCGAACTGGAGTCACTGGCCATGATCGAGCTGCTGCTGCAGCTGGAGGGCGAGTACGGCATCGAGCTGCCGGAGGAGGACGTCGATCCCGAGACCGTGCGGACCCTCGGCCAGCTGGTCCAGGTGGTGGCCGACCGGCGTGCCGTGACGGCGGGGGCCGGGCGGTGA
- a CDS encoding beta-ketoacyl-[acyl-carrier-protein] synthase family protein has product MAAEVVITGYGVFTAYGFGAQALRDGLFAGRDAFTPVTRFDSAPYHADRAATYEGQGPEIPGVPVKPGVTPGQAEVLRACALAALAMARHSGAGAPVLLGTAGDHSAGRGFWEDLTAGRPPLDPRVLDSLPARLAERLGEELGLGRPRLAFVNACIASTNAIAHGADLISRGAADVVVAGGSYLVTEDVFAKFDSGKALSREGVVRPFAKGRMGLLQGDGTAVLVLESARHARERGADVLAKVAGWGMAADAHHVIQPHPRGEGMAAAATAAIRRAGISPEQIGYVNAHGTGTPLNDVAETAALHRIFGTHAPRIPVSSTKSGTGHMLEATGAVEAVITLLALRDGLLPPTLGLREPDPQCDLDYVPNAARPADITHALSLNAAFGGANAALVLERVMEDAA; this is encoded by the coding sequence ATGGCAGCTGAAGTGGTCATCACCGGGTACGGCGTCTTCACGGCCTACGGATTCGGCGCCCAGGCCCTGCGCGACGGGCTCTTCGCCGGCCGCGACGCCTTCACCCCCGTCACCCGGTTCGACTCGGCGCCGTACCACGCGGACCGCGCCGCGACGTACGAGGGGCAGGGCCCCGAGATCCCGGGCGTCCCGGTGAAACCGGGGGTCACGCCCGGCCAGGCGGAGGTGTTGCGCGCGTGCGCGCTGGCCGCTCTCGCCATGGCCCGGCACAGCGGAGCGGGCGCGCCCGTGCTGCTCGGCACCGCGGGCGACCACTCCGCCGGCCGCGGCTTCTGGGAGGACCTCACCGCCGGACGCCCCCCGCTGGACCCGCGGGTGCTCGACAGCCTGCCCGCCCGGCTCGCCGAACGGCTCGGCGAGGAACTGGGCCTCGGCCGGCCGCGGCTCGCCTTCGTGAACGCCTGTATCGCCTCGACCAACGCCATCGCGCACGGTGCCGACCTCATCAGCCGGGGCGCGGCCGACGTGGTCGTGGCCGGCGGCTCCTACCTCGTCACCGAGGACGTCTTCGCCAAGTTCGACTCGGGCAAGGCACTGAGCCGGGAAGGCGTCGTACGGCCCTTCGCCAAGGGGCGCATGGGCCTGCTGCAGGGCGACGGCACGGCGGTGCTCGTCCTGGAGTCGGCGCGGCACGCCCGCGAACGCGGAGCCGACGTCCTCGCCAAAGTGGCCGGCTGGGGCATGGCCGCCGACGCCCACCATGTCATCCAGCCCCACCCGCGGGGCGAGGGCATGGCCGCCGCGGCCACCGCGGCCATCCGCCGGGCCGGCATCTCCCCCGAGCAGATCGGCTACGTCAACGCACACGGCACCGGCACCCCGCTCAACGACGTGGCGGAGACCGCCGCGCTGCATCGCATCTTCGGCACGCACGCGCCCCGCATCCCGGTCAGCTCCACCAAGAGCGGCACCGGCCACATGCTGGAGGCCACGGGCGCCGTCGAGGCCGTCATCACCCTGCTGGCCCTGCGCGACGGACTGCTGCCCCCCACGCTGGGCCTGCGGGAGCCGGACCCGCAGTGCGACCTGGACTACGTGCCGAACGCCGCCCGGCCCGCCGACATCACGCACGCGCTCTCGCTGAACGCCGCCTTCGGCGGTGCGAACGCGGCACTGGTACTGGAGCGCGTAATGGAGGACGCAGCATGA
- a CDS encoding beta-ketoacyl synthase chain length factor, whose product MTTPVNAPADAEFARPRAVAGAACLAPWGERAEGVPGGAPEELPKLVGFVLSRFSPIVGAAVVQCLGDPASEFNLIGTAGARTAMVLATMYGDTVTSDTATRRMVEGQVHSPLLFFQSVTTSILGHLTKRYGITGPLTSLSHMTDPAGQALLLADSLLESDAADQVVVIGVETAANERSRSIQQRLTAAGEPAGAQPVSDAAAVVLLRKAAPGTERLPLLASSVTEPDGPVAPEYGWLSALVAAGRTQEGRAA is encoded by the coding sequence ATGACCACGCCCGTGAACGCCCCCGCGGACGCGGAGTTCGCCCGCCCCCGCGCGGTCGCCGGTGCCGCCTGCCTGGCGCCGTGGGGCGAGCGCGCCGAGGGCGTCCCGGGAGGCGCCCCCGAGGAACTTCCCAAGCTCGTCGGCTTCGTACTGTCCCGGTTCAGCCCGATCGTGGGCGCGGCCGTCGTGCAGTGCCTCGGTGACCCTGCCTCCGAGTTCAACCTGATCGGCACGGCCGGCGCGCGCACCGCGATGGTCCTCGCCACCATGTACGGCGACACCGTCACCAGCGACACCGCGACCCGGCGGATGGTGGAGGGCCAGGTGCACAGCCCGCTGCTGTTCTTCCAGTCGGTGACCACGTCGATCCTCGGCCACCTCACCAAGAGGTACGGCATCACCGGGCCGCTCACCTCCCTGTCGCACATGACCGACCCGGCCGGCCAGGCCCTGCTGCTGGCCGACTCGCTGCTGGAGTCGGACGCCGCCGACCAGGTGGTGGTCATCGGCGTCGAGACCGCGGCCAACGAGCGCTCCCGCTCCATCCAGCAGCGCCTGACGGCCGCCGGGGAGCCCGCGGGCGCGCAGCCCGTCTCGGACGCCGCCGCCGTCGTACTGCTGCGCAAGGCCGCGCCCGGCACCGAGCGGCTGCCGCTCCTCGCGTCGTCCGTCACCGAGCCGGACGGCCCGGTGGCACCGGAGTACGGCTGGCTCAGCGCCCTGGTCGCCGCGGGACGCACTCAAGAAGGTAGGGCCGCATGA
- a CDS encoding PaaI family thioesterase → MSTFTETPADEQQDAVFEPPFDQETLTRPDLLTTNLGFVMADWNPKRLVGSLPLDRNRQYYGFLHGGASAALVETLGSLAAVLEAGPGGLVLGQELNVTHHRAARGSGSVTGICTPLYVGTSVATYEVVVQDDRDRRIATGRLTCQMRRRGARSPEPRKKV, encoded by the coding sequence ATGAGCACGTTCACCGAGACGCCTGCCGACGAGCAGCAGGACGCCGTCTTCGAGCCGCCCTTCGACCAGGAGACGCTGACCCGCCCCGACCTGCTGACCACGAACCTCGGCTTCGTCATGGCGGACTGGAACCCCAAGCGGCTGGTGGGCAGCCTGCCGCTGGACCGCAACCGCCAGTACTACGGCTTCTTGCACGGCGGTGCCAGCGCGGCCCTCGTCGAGACGCTCGGCTCCCTGGCCGCCGTCCTGGAGGCGGGCCCCGGCGGCCTCGTGCTGGGACAGGAGCTGAACGTCACCCATCACCGGGCCGCGCGCGGCTCCGGATCGGTCACCGGCATCTGCACCCCGCTCTACGTGGGCACGTCGGTGGCGACGTACGAGGTCGTGGTGCAGGACGACCGAGACAGGCGCATCGCCACCGGACGCCTCACCTGCCAGATGCGCCGCCGCGGTGCCCGTTCCCCCGAACCCCGGAAGAAGGTGTAG
- a CDS encoding FAD-dependent oxidoreductase gives MAEQSAPAHRTITTDVCVVGAGPAGLLAALGLGRQGWRVTVLERRAEPPADAGPKGPAVVNIVQPVTLHLLDRLGLLERLTERAGVIPGAEIYFGGHLAARHSYAELDGCPVPHALSIRAFDLVRLLLGELAELRNVTMVWEAETHALASGPDGGPSTLGVRTGEDTLDVEARFVLAADGRESTIRTLAGIPAEVVPSSGSYLDVVVPSPPGWDGMARAHFGAHGYLLETRRAEEGLVLVWITDSATAAQVTEGPVERLVETLSGVVPRLAEWIAEHVTEWDQVRRIQHHFVRTKTWSHDNVVLVGDSAHGMHAFGGQGLNTSLQDAACLAEMVDSALRGGSAADIERYEAVRRPFIEAFQSLQVSNTQQPPAQAAEEERAPEFEVLALGQPQIRPLIADAAAFLADDSDQHRR, from the coding sequence ATGGCCGAGCAGTCAGCGCCAGCCCACCGCACGATCACAACGGACGTCTGCGTGGTGGGGGCCGGCCCGGCCGGCCTGCTCGCCGCCCTGGGCCTGGGACGGCAGGGCTGGCGGGTCACCGTGCTGGAACGCCGGGCCGAGCCGCCGGCCGACGCCGGCCCCAAGGGCCCCGCCGTGGTGAACATCGTCCAGCCCGTCACCCTGCACCTGCTGGACCGGCTCGGTCTGCTGGAGCGGCTGACGGAGCGGGCTGGCGTCATCCCCGGCGCGGAGATCTATTTCGGCGGCCATCTGGCCGCCCGCCACAGCTATGCCGAGCTGGACGGCTGTCCCGTGCCGCACGCGCTGTCCATCCGCGCCTTCGACCTCGTACGGCTGCTCCTCGGCGAGCTGGCCGAGCTGAGGAACGTGACGATGGTCTGGGAGGCGGAGACCCACGCGCTGGCCTCCGGCCCCGACGGCGGGCCCAGCACGCTCGGCGTGCGCACCGGCGAGGACACCCTGGACGTCGAGGCACGGTTCGTCCTCGCCGCCGACGGCCGCGAATCGACCATCCGCACCCTGGCCGGAATCCCGGCCGAGGTGGTTCCCTCCAGCGGCTCCTACCTCGACGTCGTGGTGCCGAGCCCGCCCGGCTGGGACGGCATGGCCCGCGCGCACTTCGGGGCCCACGGCTACCTGCTGGAGACCCGGCGCGCCGAAGAGGGCCTGGTCCTGGTGTGGATCACCGACTCCGCGACCGCGGCACAGGTCACCGAAGGGCCCGTCGAGCGCCTGGTCGAGACGCTGTCCGGGGTCGTGCCCCGGCTCGCCGAATGGATCGCCGAGCACGTCACGGAGTGGGACCAGGTCCGCCGCATCCAGCATCACTTCGTGCGCACCAAGACCTGGAGCCACGACAACGTCGTCCTCGTCGGTGACAGCGCGCACGGCATGCACGCCTTCGGCGGCCAGGGTCTCAACACCTCGCTGCAGGACGCCGCATGCCTGGCCGAGATGGTCGACAGCGCGCTGCGCGGCGGCAGCGCCGCGGACATCGAGCGCTACGAGGCCGTACGCCGCCCGTTCATCGAGGCCTTCCAGTCGCTGCAGGTGAGCAACACCCAGCAGCCCCCGGCCCAGGCCGCCGAGGAGGAGCGCGCCCCCGAGTTCGAGGTGCTCGCCCTCGGACAGCCGCAGATCCGCCCCCTGATCGCCGACGCCGCGGCCTTCCTGGCCGACGACTCCGACCAGCACCGGAGGTAG
- a CDS encoding arylamine N-acetyltransferase family protein, with the protein MFRLDAYTQRIGYTGPLTPTLDVLRALCRAHALSVPFESLDAIERKIVLADEPLFDKVVTERRGGACFENHTLFHRVLREIGYDVSILGAYMWRPHHNEYSRVFAHMLLKVRLEEADWLVDVSFSHDTFIEPVPYVHGEFRQRGWDFRIAAAPGVEGGEGVTGDCDVVERRGADGAWVPLYKFAARPREVREFQECLDWLSGPDSRSQIMNTLICARTLPEGKLTVINDLLITSRPGEESVRKLRDSEEADAVLDVIFEGHAPLSERARRIWRERFGARGRDTAPAEPPAEPPTAPAVAASNW; encoded by the coding sequence GTGTTCCGTCTGGACGCCTACACACAGCGCATCGGCTACACCGGTCCGCTCACCCCGACCCTGGACGTGCTGCGCGCGCTCTGCCGGGCCCACGCGCTGAGCGTCCCGTTCGAGTCGCTGGACGCGATCGAGCGGAAGATCGTCCTGGCGGACGAGCCGCTCTTCGACAAGGTGGTCACCGAGCGGCGCGGCGGCGCCTGCTTCGAGAACCACACCCTCTTCCACCGGGTGCTGCGCGAGATCGGCTACGACGTGTCGATCCTCGGCGCGTACATGTGGCGGCCGCACCACAACGAGTACTCGCGGGTCTTCGCCCACATGCTGCTCAAGGTCCGCCTGGAGGAAGCGGACTGGCTGGTCGACGTGAGCTTCTCGCACGACACGTTCATCGAGCCCGTCCCGTACGTCCACGGTGAGTTCCGGCAGCGCGGCTGGGACTTCCGCATCGCGGCCGCACCCGGTGTCGAGGGCGGCGAGGGCGTGACGGGCGACTGCGACGTGGTCGAGCGCCGCGGGGCCGACGGCGCATGGGTGCCGCTGTACAAGTTCGCCGCCCGGCCGCGCGAGGTGCGCGAGTTCCAGGAGTGCCTGGACTGGCTGTCCGGCCCCGACTCCCGCTCGCAGATCATGAACACGCTGATCTGCGCCCGGACCCTGCCCGAGGGCAAGCTCACCGTCATCAACGATCTGCTGATCACCTCGCGTCCCGGCGAGGAATCGGTGCGCAAGCTGCGCGACAGCGAGGAGGCCGATGCCGTCCTCGACGTGATCTTCGAGGGCCACGCCCCGCTGTCCGAGCGCGCCCGCCGAATCTGGCGCGAGCGGTTCGGGGCCCGGGGACGGGACACGGCGCCGGCCGAGCCCCCGGCCGAGCCGCCCACCGCACCGGCCGTCGCGGCATCCAACTGGTGA
- a CDS encoding LLM class flavin-dependent oxidoreductase, translated as MTTEAVQPLGFGAFLSPLHPLGEDPTLTMWRDLDLIEWADQLGLEEFWVGEHHSAGWGVIPSPEVFIAAAAERTRHIRLGTGVISLPYHHPYMVAARAVQLDHQTRGRFLLGVGAGSLPSDMHQLGIAPADTRQRTAEALETVLHLLRSEEPLTVDRGWYRLHDARLQLRPWSRDGVPVALSSATSPFSMKLAGQHGVAPLSFGAPRPGSGPSDLKEQWTHLEESAAAHGRSPDRSQWRITLPLHIAETRAEAFDQVLDGWLRHRNEYWADTLGLPVALSRDEARKALEATADNLGAIIGSVDDAVTAIRQVQEVTGGFGRFLVNVQDWASHAHVKRSFELLARYVIPRFTGALRGLEASQRWTAERSEAFLGAAFAAQQKAIAESTRARVGD; from the coding sequence ATGACGACCGAAGCCGTCCAGCCCCTCGGGTTCGGGGCCTTCCTGTCCCCGCTGCATCCGCTGGGGGAGGATCCCACCCTCACCATGTGGCGCGACCTCGACCTCATCGAATGGGCCGACCAGCTGGGCCTCGAAGAGTTCTGGGTCGGCGAGCACCACTCCGCGGGCTGGGGCGTCATCCCCTCCCCGGAGGTGTTCATCGCCGCCGCCGCCGAGCGCACCCGGCACATCAGACTGGGCACCGGCGTGATCAGCCTGCCCTATCACCACCCGTACATGGTGGCCGCCCGGGCCGTGCAACTCGACCACCAGACCCGCGGTCGGTTCCTCCTCGGCGTGGGCGCGGGCTCGCTGCCGTCCGACATGCACCAGCTGGGCATCGCGCCGGCCGACACCCGGCAGCGGACCGCCGAGGCCCTGGAGACGGTGCTGCACCTGCTGCGTTCCGAAGAACCGCTCACCGTCGACCGCGGCTGGTACCGCCTGCACGACGCCCGCCTCCAGCTCCGCCCGTGGTCGCGCGACGGCGTGCCGGTCGCCCTGTCCAGTGCCACCTCGCCCTTCAGCATGAAGCTGGCCGGACAACACGGCGTCGCCCCGCTCTCCTTCGGCGCGCCCAGGCCCGGCAGCGGGCCCAGCGACCTCAAGGAGCAGTGGACCCACCTGGAGGAGTCGGCCGCGGCGCACGGCCGTAGCCCGGACCGCTCGCAGTGGCGCATCACCCTTCCCCTGCACATCGCGGAGACGCGTGCGGAAGCCTTCGACCAGGTCCTCGACGGATGGCTGCGCCACCGCAACGAGTACTGGGCGGACACGCTCGGCCTGCCGGTCGCGCTCTCCCGCGACGAGGCCCGCAAGGCGCTGGAGGCGACCGCCGACAACCTCGGCGCGATCATCGGCTCCGTGGACGACGCCGTCACCGCGATCAGGCAGGTCCAGGAGGTGACCGGCGGCTTCGGCCGGTTCCTGGTCAACGTCCAGGACTGGGCCTCCCACGCCCACGTCAAGCGCAGCTTCGAACTCCTCGCCCGGTACGTGATACCTCGCTTCACCGGTGCGCTGCGCGGCCTCGAAGCCTCCCAGCGGTGGACCGCCGAGCGCAGCGAGGCCTTCCTCGGCGCGGCCTTCGCGGCCCAGCAGAAGGCCATCGCGGAGAGCACGCGTGCGCGGGTGGGTGACTGA
- a CDS encoding polysaccharide deacetylase family protein, translated as MAGGALLTGAAAPRGSATAGDLFQRGHGWTAAGAGTASSDLGDTAVVTRGSRSVRVTTNGTGKQSYVRRTGMTALNLTGRMVRLILRVADTTHLARLAFYVGTGSFTNYFVWQFHTHSRTATNYVQSGEWVTVHLQWADVTSAAGACSIAPTGAPSTRSGFTDMSLAVYDDAGGPVTYWLQAVELVPDTTSVFPRGVVSVTFDDSHSSVHDLARPVMDPHGFPGTSYNIADAIGAGGSLTIDGMRSLQDHSGWEMAGHAYATSAHTAGYGRLSAHRVDDDFRRLREWLVSNGFTSEHFAYPHGAFGRTTDGVPVDLIAGRHFTTARSIVSETTESFAPAMPYRLKALTGITDGDGIGGTPLSRLTGPGGRLDRCAANGDWLILCLHRIVAGRPRSSTEISQSGLAALLKEISDRGIPVATVGEVIGYYT; from the coding sequence GTGGCAGGGGGAGCACTGCTGACGGGTGCCGCCGCGCCCCGTGGCAGTGCGACCGCCGGTGACCTCTTCCAGCGGGGGCACGGATGGACGGCCGCCGGAGCCGGTACCGCGTCCAGCGACCTCGGTGACACCGCGGTGGTCACCCGCGGAAGCCGGTCGGTGCGGGTGACCACCAACGGCACCGGCAAGCAGTCGTACGTCCGCAGGACCGGCATGACCGCGCTGAACCTCACCGGCAGGATGGTCCGCCTGATCCTGCGTGTCGCGGACACCACCCACCTGGCGAGGCTCGCCTTCTACGTGGGCACCGGGTCGTTCACCAACTACTTCGTCTGGCAGTTCCACACCCACTCCAGGACGGCCACCAACTATGTCCAGTCGGGGGAGTGGGTGACGGTCCACCTGCAATGGGCCGACGTCACCTCGGCGGCCGGGGCCTGCTCGATCGCGCCGACCGGGGCGCCGTCCACCAGGTCCGGCTTCACCGACATGTCGTTGGCCGTGTACGACGACGCCGGTGGGCCGGTGACGTACTGGTTGCAGGCCGTCGAGCTGGTCCCCGACACCACGTCCGTGTTCCCCAGGGGCGTCGTGTCCGTCACCTTCGACGACTCGCACAGCTCGGTGCACGATCTGGCGCGGCCGGTGATGGACCCCCACGGCTTTCCGGGCACGAGTTACAACATCGCGGACGCCATCGGTGCCGGCGGCTCCCTGACGATCGACGGGATGCGGTCGCTGCAGGACCACTCCGGCTGGGAGATGGCGGGGCACGCGTACGCGACGAGCGCCCACACCGCGGGCTACGGCAGGCTGTCCGCCCACCGGGTCGACGACGACTTCCGCAGGCTGCGCGAGTGGCTGGTGTCGAACGGCTTCACCAGCGAGCACTTCGCCTACCCGCACGGCGCCTTCGGCAGGACGACGGACGGCGTACCGGTGGATCTCATCGCCGGCAGGCACTTCACCACGGCCCGGTCGATCGTCTCGGAGACGACCGAGTCGTTCGCGCCGGCCATGCCGTACCGCCTGAAGGCGCTGACGGGCATCACCGACGGCGACGGCATCGGCGGCACGCCGCTGTCCCGGCTCACAGGCCCGGGCGGCAGACTCGACCGCTGTGCCGCCAACGGCGACTGGCTGATCCTCTGTCTTCACCGGATCGTCGCCGGGCGGCCGCGCAGCAGCACCGAGATCAGCCAGAGCGGCTTGGCGGCCCTGCTGAAGGAGATCTCGGACCGGGGCATCCCCGTGGCGACGGTCGGGGAGGTGATCGGGTACTACACGTAG
- a CDS encoding nucleotide sugar dehydrogenase, with translation MHICVLGQGYVGLPLALSAAEAGHVVTGYEPDRERCDKLAAGASYVEDIPSARLQAVLRTAAYRPSPDPKDLKGFDIAVITVPTPLTDRAPDLTCVREAGRTLARWLEPGATVVLESTTHPGTTRDVLIPLLEEGSGLVAGRDFHVGFSPERIDPGNADWRLDNTPKIVAGLTDACLQRVKTFYDSVTDVTVPASGLEEAELAKVFENTYRHVNIALVNELSRMAHALGVDVWHTLELAATKPFGFTKFLPGPGVGGHCLPIDPVYLSHHVKARHGQTFRLIELAQDINESQPDYVVRRLQDALSRRFRRSVHGARILALGAAYKPGTSDARQSPAVQVIDRLRAMGADVLVVDPHLPEGSCRRIPFAGSAGAASGERVADFDAVVLLTPHAEFDLAQLADEAAYVLDTRGAMAPAPHVERL, from the coding sequence ATGCACATCTGTGTGCTCGGGCAGGGCTATGTCGGCCTGCCCTTAGCCCTCAGTGCCGCCGAAGCCGGACACGTCGTGACCGGCTACGAACCCGATCGAGAGCGTTGCGACAAGCTGGCCGCCGGCGCGTCGTACGTCGAGGACATCCCATCAGCCCGCCTTCAGGCAGTGCTGCGGACGGCCGCCTACCGCCCCAGCCCGGATCCGAAGGACCTCAAGGGCTTCGACATCGCGGTCATCACCGTGCCGACACCCCTGACCGACAGAGCCCCGGACCTCACCTGCGTGCGTGAGGCCGGGCGGACACTGGCGAGGTGGCTGGAGCCGGGGGCCACCGTGGTGCTCGAGTCCACCACGCACCCCGGCACCACCCGCGACGTCCTCATACCCCTGCTGGAGGAGGGCTCCGGCCTCGTCGCGGGGCGGGACTTCCATGTCGGGTTCAGTCCCGAGCGCATCGATCCCGGAAACGCCGACTGGCGCCTGGACAACACGCCCAAGATCGTCGCGGGTCTCACCGACGCCTGCCTGCAGCGCGTGAAGACCTTCTACGACTCGGTCACGGACGTCACCGTGCCCGCGTCCGGACTCGAAGAGGCGGAGCTGGCCAAGGTGTTCGAGAACACCTACCGGCACGTGAACATCGCCCTGGTCAACGAGCTGTCCCGCATGGCCCACGCGCTGGGTGTCGATGTCTGGCACACCCTGGAGCTGGCGGCGACCAAGCCCTTCGGCTTCACCAAGTTCCTGCCCGGCCCGGGCGTCGGCGGGCACTGCCTGCCCATCGACCCCGTCTACCTCAGCCACCACGTCAAAGCACGGCACGGGCAGACCTTCCGGCTCATCGAACTGGCCCAGGACATCAACGAAAGCCAGCCCGACTACGTCGTCCGGCGTCTGCAGGACGCCCTCAGCCGCCGCTTCCGCCGCAGCGTGCACGGAGCACGGATCCTCGCCCTCGGTGCGGCCTACAAGCCGGGTACGTCCGATGCCCGGCAGTCGCCGGCCGTCCAGGTCATCGACCGGTTGCGGGCCATGGGGGCCGACGTCCTCGTCGTCGATCCCCATCTGCCCGAAGGCAGTTGCCGGCGCATTCCCTTCGCCGGCTCCGCCGGAGCAGCGAGCGGCGAGCGCGTCGCCGACTTCGACGCCGTCGTGCTGCTCACGCCGCACGCCGAGTTCGACCTCGCCCAGCTCGCCGACGAGGCCGCCTATGTGCTCGACACCCGTGGCGCCATGGCACCCGCGCCGCACGTCGAGCGGCTCTGA
- a CDS encoding peptidase gives MYGHNGAGAAIGTAAGGAALAATGGTGLGWIVLGAMLLVIGGAAVFRLATRGRRVSA, from the coding sequence ATGTACGGACACAACGGTGCGGGTGCCGCGATCGGCACCGCGGCAGGAGGAGCAGCACTGGCCGCCACCGGCGGCACGGGGCTGGGATGGATCGTGCTGGGAGCGATGCTCCTGGTGATCGGCGGGGCGGCGGTCTTCCGCCTGGCGACCCGCGGCAGGCGGGTGTCCGCTTGA
- a CDS encoding glycosyltransferase family 2 protein, with product MEPFDHPRVFWHRQENKGKRGAQVTVLRHLQAEGKHFDFVLTIDSDGEPFPDALEQQLRAMSNPKIQATTGMIYIRNFEETWVSRAADIDIGTSCVMMRSSRSMLGALETTSGALALYRAELLYDHLDAYEVECGTGDDRWLALRALMRGEVVAVNEAGVVTDMPTTLRKTYRQRLRWARSWWWMLPFVYSRLSFKQLISPTFGLLQLVITPIMLAWTVVMTVLTLGGRYHNPGVALVYLGTYVVVRYGQAGLYVLMRPDLTTRQRWHSWLVGTPSAVFMNIVLLCPTRYWALCKLRDNAWQSRGLTAKTALPGGRHRTRPQIS from the coding sequence GTGGAGCCCTTCGACCACCCCCGGGTCTTCTGGCACCGGCAGGAGAACAAGGGCAAGCGCGGGGCCCAGGTCACGGTGCTCCGCCACCTCCAGGCGGAGGGGAAGCACTTCGACTTCGTCCTCACCATCGACTCGGACGGCGAGCCCTTCCCGGACGCCCTGGAGCAGCAGCTCCGCGCCATGAGCAACCCGAAGATCCAGGCCACTACCGGCATGATCTACATCCGGAACTTCGAGGAGACCTGGGTCTCCAGGGCCGCGGACATCGACATCGGCACGTCCTGCGTGATGATGCGTTCCTCGCGCTCCATGCTGGGAGCCCTGGAGACCACCTCGGGGGCACTGGCCCTCTACCGGGCCGAGCTGCTCTACGACCACCTGGACGCCTACGAGGTGGAGTGCGGCACCGGCGACGACCGGTGGCTCGCGTTGCGAGCCCTCATGCGCGGTGAGGTCGTGGCCGTCAACGAGGCCGGCGTGGTCACGGACATGCCGACCACGCTCCGCAAGACCTATCGCCAGCGACTGCGCTGGGCGCGGTCGTGGTGGTGGATGCTGCCGTTCGTGTACTCGCGGCTGTCCTTCAAGCAGCTCATATCGCCGACGTTCGGCCTGCTCCAGCTGGTCATCACGCCGATCATGCTGGCCTGGACCGTCGTCATGACGGTGCTGACCCTCGGCGGGCGGTACCACAACCCCGGCGTCGCCCTGGTGTACCTCGGGACGTACGTCGTCGTCCGCTACGGCCAGGCGGGGCTGTACGTACTCATGCGACCCGACCTGACCACTCGCCAGCGCTGGCACTCATGGCTCGTCGGGACGCCTTCGGCGGTGTTCATGAACATCGTGCTGCTGTGCCCCACCCGCTACTGGGCTCTGTGCAAACTGCGTGACAACGCCTGGCAGTCGCGCGGGCTGACGGCCAAGACCGCCCTGCCGGGCGGGCGCCACCGCACCCGCCCGCAGATCTCGTAA